agcagaggttggatggccatgtgtcatggatgcttcaggtgagattcctgcattgcagggggttggactagatgacccttggggtcccttccaactgtatgattctatgatattatTTGACTGATATATTTTATTACTATGTTATTTTTTGTGGTTGTCAATTGCTTTGGTACTCTCTGGAGTGAAATACCATGAAAAAATAgttctataaaataaataaatagtttcagCAGCCACCCTGGGCCATTTCACATGAGTGTTTCTGAGATGGAACAACCACCACGAGCCACCAATGTGGTATCTGGATGTACTAGTGTGTCCACCAGAACTTCCTATGGTGTTTTTGGAAGGCCTCAGtgaatatcccctcaaaaatccaggACACAAAGGACCGTTTGCTCTTCCTGCCTCTCCTACATCGAACACACACCTTTAAACATggccacatttcattggatgccggGACTAGTCACCCACCCTCCCACTTGTTTGAAATTTAAGAGACTGCAGAGGACTTCCCTCTGTGACCGACTGTGGCAATGGCAGATGGAGGTGCATTTTTTCCATTGATGGGGCAGGGACAACATCACATTACTTTGTGGCTCtgcctctttttctgctcttttagctGTGGGTGCCACTTTGTGTGACATTTCACACCCTTGTGAATTTTGCAAtcggcacccacagcactttctcaaaattcccacTGTGCTCAGTAGCACCAAAAGGCTGGCAACTCTTAAGTTTCCTTTAAAGAATTTGTAATCGTACCCTATAGTTTACCACATAAACACTGGGCAGGGGAAGTCACCTCATAGGGATTCTTGCTTCTCTGAAATTGTCTTATGGATGAGGCTTGCCTTCTCCAAGAATCAGGTAATTTTACTCATCAGAGAAGAATTCAACTATTGTTATGCTTATCCTGAGATAAAAGAGAGGCAAATCACGAGCCCCTGATCTTTTCAGTAGCCTTTGATTCTCTTTCAACTTCAGTTTCTTACTTGCTCCTTGAATGTGCTAAATGAATCAGTCTGAGCAAAAATCAGGGCTTCTTAACTGAGAATAACTGATGGTGTAAACATGCCCCCAGGGTGTGGTTCAGTGTGCAGATAATGGCATTTCTCAGCTGTGTTTTAAATACCAAGGAAATCCCACAGTAGTCAACATatagtgatacctctggttaagaacttaattcgttctggaggttcgttcttaacctgaaactgttcttaacctgaggtaccactttagctaatgggacctcctgctgcgccgccgcgcgcaatttctgttctcatcctgaagcaaagttcttaacctaaggtactatttctgcgttagcagagtctataacccgaagcgtctgtaacctaaagcatctataacccgaggtaccactgtatatcacatgTGATGTCGGCGTGACTTTGGCCTAACTGCTTAGATTGAATTAAAAAATTATCCTCACACAGAACGAATCCGAGCCCTCATGCTTGCTGAGGTAAAATTTTAAAATGGGAAAGTAAGTTAATTTCCTTTTGACATCTCATCGGATCTagggcatttttaaaagattgtcAGCTGCATATTCATTTGAATGAGGTCCCCAATCCTTGTGTTGAGGGGAGGATTGatgactcagtggcagagcacatgccttgcattCAGAGGGTCACAGGTCCAATTCCCAACATCTCTAATTAAAAGGGACTCTAGCTGTGGGATTGGGAAAGATGTCTGCATCAGGCTTGCAGCATAATACTAGGCTGGAGAGGtcgatggtctgactctgtatacggCAGTCTATGTTGCGTTCCTATGAGCTGCCACACAGGGGGTGCATCAAGATGGCTGCCACTCACAACTGGGAATACTACCCAAGGGGCACGGCAGCAAGGGCTTAAGATCAGGTAGAAACTTTGCATCTAGAGGAGATGGTTTGCATCACAGTGTAGTCAGCGTGAATTCTGGCAAAAAGTGCACTTGGCCCATGCTGACCTGGCTTATCAACCTCCTTGGCAGCACCTAGGCCTAGGAGAAAGGTTCGCTGGTGCCAGCCCTGAACCTGCGTCACCTTCAGATCTTCCCCTCATTTGTTCTCCATAATTCCCAACAACGTAGCACCTGGAATCATTATGAATAGGGACGAGAAATGGACGAGACCGGTAGTGGGTCGCTTGATTAGGAGATTCACTGAAGCAGAGGAATCTGGCATCATTAATGCAACTGAATTATCTCTTGAATGAAGGATGACATTGAAATCGACATTTGTGTAGCACTTCCACATACAGGAATCCCCTCAAATAAAGGGACCCTTGGCTCTGTTGCAGCAAGAAGGCAAATCTTACAGTCTCAAcaaggactagacaaattcaaggaggactACTTTTTCAATGGGACCTCCATGTGCAGAGACAATGCGCATGAGTAGCAAGTGAGGAAAAGAAGAGCATAGCCAAGAGAAGACCATCCACTTTCATGCGTCACTTGTGAGTCCAAGAGGCATCTGGGTGACTGCTGTTTGAAGGAGAGAACGCTGGACTGGATGGatcttggtctgacccagcaagcCAATGCTTTGTTCAAACAAGCTGCTACTTCCTCATAGAAATCACCAGTCACCAAGTGGAAAAAGCACCACCAACTACTTTGGCCACTGAATTTTGTTTATTTCTGAAGATCACTGGAAGCATATAGTCCTGGCTCCTGCTTCTGCTACTGCCCCAAGGCAGTGGAACTGTGGAGAAGGCAATAAAGAGGCTGTACTTCTGCAACATCCGGGTCAAACTTTCTGCCTCTTCCTTAGTGTGGACCACCATGCCTGCTTGGGATTGTCACGAGAGGGCTTGTAGCTATTTAGAGATCTTGCAGTGAAAGTGTTCACCCCTCCCTTTCATTTGGATGCcttttcttaaataaaaaaagttaagATTTGAAGTGAAATAAACACAATAACATTGTGTAACTCAGTGGCAGTGATGAAACAAGCATGTCAGTGCAATTTTTGAAATAGTCACCTACGGATCTGAAATTTGGGATATGGCTCTATAGGATAAAGACTTCCACCAAGGCTAGTTCATTCGTTCTGCAACGCTCGAGTGCAGCTGTTCTCCATAGCCACATGAAGCTTTGGGAAGATGGCTTTCTCCCCATCCAATTTCCAAATAACAATTTGATGCGTTTGTGCCCTGGGATGCCTCTGTGAATATTCAACCTCCAGAGTGATGAAAATGAGAATGAGAAAGGGTTTGTCTCCCTCATCATGGTCTTTGTGGCATCTGATACATTCATTTGGTTGGATGCTAGATGACCTCTTGCTTCGTGATGGCAGGTTGAGGGATTGAACTAGGCTGCTTGGCCACAGTTGCAACGGCCCCAGGAAGCAGTTTGTATTGTTCAGCTCCTGAGCCAGCAGGTGGGGAAGGCTGGGGAGTTTCGGGAGTGGctgttgaaagaaaaaaaattgatgttttatacatatataaaaggCATTGTACAGGATCAGTTAAAGTATAAAGGATCACATCAAAAGAAGGTTAACAGTGCAAcccaatgcatgtttacttagaggtAAATCCTACCGGGTTCAATAGCATTTTCAAAGTCTTTTCTTTACATTTGATTAGATGTACATGCCAAATGTTGTTATGTACTAGTGCAGCCAGGTAGCCTCTTTAAAAGTGGGAAAATAAAACATTactcccttctgctcttgtcccATCAATATTAGAATGCTTTCCTTTTAAACATTTCTTATTCTTCAAAGGATGTGTGTTCTCCCTCTTCACGTACTCATGTAATCATGTATACCATCCTATggggttttattgtgttttctaaAAAGTCTGAggccccttcctcttcctttcctacTGGTGTTAGGGAGAGCAGAGCATTATGGGAGATGTTGCTCCCATTACTCCAGCAAACTGACAAATCTGCATACTAGCTCCACTTACTCGGTTTACCATGACTCAGAACACACACGGCACGCCTAGAGAGCTGGTTCTCTTGTGCAGGAATACTCACACAGCTGCCCGTTGTGCATCTGAGCAGGCATTGTGTTGGCCACAATCACGTTTGTCCCCAGGTTCTCCTGGATCAGGTGCGGGTGAAGAGCATGGTGATGAGCGTGAGGAGTGTCACTCGATGACCctaaattatatatattattCTAAGTATTGCGTAATATATGGAtatagttctttttaaaaaaaataaataaaaatgcagtaaaatggTTACATGCAAAATTCGATGAAACAGAGAATGCAGCGCAAAGCAGTACATAGTGTAATGATACTAGTTCCAAAGCGGctcaaaaaaccaacaacccagccAGTTTAATTGATTAAAAACCtgagaaaataaaatagtttttaaaaaaccacctgaCTATATTATATGAAGCAGGCACCAGGCAAATGTCACTGGCAGTCTGTATAGGTTCTCCACAGACAGGTCTGTGAGGCTGGTGGGAGAGCTTTGCTTTGGTGGGAGATTGTGAACTCTGAAATGGAGACTCAGCAGATGAGGGTTGCTTAACCTTATCCCCTCTACTGCTATTCCCCCGCGACTTCTCGCCCACTTTGTTTTGAATCATGTCCACCCTCAGCTGTTTGGCAGACCCAGTTCCCTACAGTACATCCAGCTTCTTCCTAACTGAGTTAAATGCACAGGACCCCTGTCCTAAATGGAATTGGGCAACACAAAATGCTTGGATTTTCCAAAGAGCCTGAAGCCTGTGAAGGAGAGGTCCAGTAAgcatatcaggatgaatgcttgttGTCATATAACGGCCTCATAAATCGATCATGACCAATGCTCCATAAAAACCCAGACATATAACCACCGTGTAAGTTTTGTGTATGCTAATCAGGATAGATGCTGAATAAGATGGTCATCTTGAGGAGCCCCTGAAATTCAATAGGCAAAAACCCCCGCTTCCTGTAGGATCAACACTCACCTCCTAGCAGCATCTCCTGCAGAAGGTTGTCGATCTTGGCCATGCCAAAGAGCTTGACGAACTGGATCTGCTCAATCATCTGCCAAGTGATGCTCTGGagggtgggcaggaggaggaggagttccccAAAGCGTCCCCGTGAATCATACTGCCGGTCATTGATGTAGTCCTCCAGGCTGACTTGAACTTGGTACCGCATTCGCTTGATCTTGATGGGGTCGCTCAGCCCTTTAGCATCTGGGGGAAACCGTAAGAAATTACGGACTATGGCATTTCTCAAGAAAGATGCAGTTTCAAGTGGGCCAGTCTGGATGGTCTCCTGAAGTTCCTTACTTTGCTCAAACTCCTTTGGCAAGCACTGGGGAAGGTGTGCCAGTTTCATTCCTCATCCTGCACTAACACAGACTTTGCATGAGTTCCGATTGTGTAAGAGCAAATAGAGGGACGCTGTGACAACTCCGGCTTATGAAACAGGGTGAACAAATGCAACACAGGACACAGGACACCTGTGCCTCAACTAGTTGTCTATCATCCTTACCTAGTCCCATTTTAGAGCCATCCAAGATGGCAGCCATCACTACATAGTCCAGATTTTAACTATATGTTGTGTGAAGAATTatttccttttgcctgtcctgaatttcTCCCATTCAGCTTTGCCAGATGTTCTAGGAGAAAACACACACCTCTCTATTCGCTTTCTCTACTTCCCTCACCTGCACTCATGTTGTTGGGAACCTTACTGAATGGTTCTTTTTCGTGAATAAACATTATAGGAGGAACTTGGCCACGAGGAAGGGCATTGCTAGACAATACAGTCCTATATTCTGCGGAAAGGTAAAGaaaaaggggcccctgaccattaggtccagtcgtgactgactctggggttgtggcgctcatctcgctttattggctgagggagccggcgtatagtgAGCCGGaagcagagcatggaaatgccgtttaccttcccgtcggagcggtacctatttatctccttgcactttgatgtgctttcgaactgctaggttggcaggagcagggaccgagcaacgggagctcgcggAACCTTAATTTACATTTTGTTCCCCACACATTGTAGAAAAGCAATTCCCCAGCCATGTTAAAGGGGTTGGGGCATGGAAGCAGCCTCAAATGCCTCTTCCAAGTTACTGAAAAATCAGCACCTACCTGGATCAAAGAAGATGATGGCTTTCAAACATGCGTATTCGTTTTCGTCAATCTGCAGCTCTTGGAACGTGAACACTAGCTCATCCAGGATGCGTACAGCCACACGGCTGATCTCCAGCAACTCCGGACAATTACGGGGGATTATGTGGTCATTTCCTGCAGGAgaattgtttgttttaattaaaaccCCTTACACCTttgtgtacagtaggctagtttccacacaaacagaaacacacacacatccaagcaagcaagaagcattatcagagttcaatgacacattcctgCCTGGCAAAAAATCCAAGGGGGCGGTACAAAATAGGGCTGGTGCGAGGTGTGACTcaggagggtgtgtggcctggggaagagaGAGCATTTGGCCCCTGAaactgaggtttcccacccctgtggTAGGTGACAAAGAAACCTgacagattaccgtatttttccgtgtataagactatattttttccctaaatttttgaagtttaaaataaggggtcgtcttatacacagacagtgcatagtgcattttctCAATTTTGAGTCCCAAAGAATagtgggtgtcttatacacgggggcatcttatacatggaaaaatacagtacattgccTGCTTCCTTCCAAACCCCCacgctggaaaaaagcaatacatGACCGTATTTTTAACAGGAGGAGATGGGAGGCATGTTGTTATACGATGAAGTTTTACCTAGGAGTAGGATGTCTTTGAACACCATCGACCTCTTGGCGGCTCCCAGTAGCAGGTGCTCCCCTGCATGGGCCCGTAGCAAAGCCACCTGGAGGAACAAAGGCCTATTATTAGAGGGCTGATGCAAGAGGAGGACAGATGGCAGggcagagggagacagagagatgaTCACCTACAGAAGAAGAGTGCAGAAATTGCAGCTTGCTGAACTACTCCTTTGAAGACCACATGATTGAAAGGATCACAATATAAGCTGGGCATCTAACGTCATGACCCATAAGGGAATTTGTTTTCTGTGAGCGGGAACACGACACAGAGGAATAGCAATTCCTGTGGAACTGAAGTCTTCTTAGCTCCTTCCCCTTTCTCTGCTGATGTTTGCCTACAAAAGCATCCCAGGCATCACTTACAACAGTAGGCTAGTGAGCACTTCCTATAAATTCCCACATGGGAAGTACTCACCCTTCTGTTTTTCAGGAACTGGCACAGTATGTCTCATGTTCAACAGGATATGGGGGGGGGACCTCTAAATCGCTCGGTAACGTGGCCTGATCTTTCATCAGCTTCTGGGGACTAGTTGTTGTTGGCAccagtctgtctcaagagacaatggagtgcacctccaggggtgaagtcaatctgctgcattagcagcaccgaagtgccCTCCCCTGGGcgtaagcctgggcagtgtgtatggagatcctaggctgcctagatgacaagacacacacaccccacctcactgatatggtccaaaggaaagcagagcaatacgtttggcaccagcttggctgctggagttgccagaaggaggcatacaaggcgccatccaaccatcttacggactctactctggatttgtgtagggcttactccttagccttttcttctgccggagatatcccgcaaggcagtggaggttg
The Podarcis raffonei isolate rPodRaf1 chromosome 6, rPodRaf1.pri, whole genome shotgun sequence DNA segment above includes these coding regions:
- the HNF4A gene encoding hepatocyte nuclear factor 4-alpha isoform X1, which encodes MIMRLSKALIDMEMADYSAALDPAYTTLEFENMQVLAIGNDTSPSEAANLNASNSIGASALCAICGDRATGKHYGASSCDGCKGFFRRSVRKNHMYSCRFNRQCVVDKDKRNQCRYCRLKKCFRAGMKKEAVQNERDRISTRRSSYEDSSLPSINVLLQAEVLSQQISSSPISVINGDIRGKKIANIADVCESMKQQLLVLVEWAKYIPAFCELPLDDQVALLRAHAGEHLLLGAAKRSMVFKDILLLGNDHIIPRNCPELLEISRVAVRILDELVFTFQELQIDENEYACLKAIIFFDPDAKGLSDPIKIKRMRYQVQVSLEDYINDRQYDSRGRFGELLLLLPTLQSITWQMIEQIQFVKLFGMAKIDNLLQEMLLGGSSSDTPHAHHHALHPHLIQENLGTNVIVANTMPAQMHNGQLSTPETPQPSPPAGSGAEQYKLLPGAVATVAKQPSSIPQPAITKQEVI
- the HNF4A gene encoding hepatocyte nuclear factor 4-alpha isoform X2 — encoded protein: MVNVIAQLSAKMEVPYDTSPSEAANLNASNSIGASALCAICGDRATGKHYGASSCDGCKGFFRRSVRKNHMYSCRFNRQCVVDKDKRNQCRYCRLKKCFRAGMKKEAVQNERDRISTRRSSYEDSSLPSINVLLQAEVLSQQISSSPISVINGDIRGKKIANIADVCESMKQQLLVLVEWAKYIPAFCELPLDDQVALLRAHAGEHLLLGAAKRSMVFKDILLLGNDHIIPRNCPELLEISRVAVRILDELVFTFQELQIDENEYACLKAIIFFDPDAKGLSDPIKIKRMRYQVQVSLEDYINDRQYDSRGRFGELLLLLPTLQSITWQMIEQIQFVKLFGMAKIDNLLQEMLLGGSSSDTPHAHHHALHPHLIQENLGTNVIVANTMPAQMHNGQLSTPETPQPSPPAGSGAEQYKLLPGAVATVAKQPSSIPQPAITKQEVI